In Myxococcales bacterium, the following proteins share a genomic window:
- a CDS encoding transposase encodes MDRISSTKTARRRSYRTGDQLTLRKRARDGSGRGGARPGSGPKPAKGLRPTPHRARPVHNPAHPVHVTLRVDKNIPSLRRDDMFALVRHSLAATNQSECPRLGDRTFRIVEFSVQTNHIHLIVEAAEKRSLSSGITSFATRAARAINKALHRRGERVWSQRAHTRALTSPRDVRNALVYVIMNAAKHATKTAGHARPPRTHMYSADPCSSAPYFNGFARANDDEARWLAATRAPSPVHAAQTWLLTTGWRRHGLVKRHAPFG; translated from the coding sequence ATGGATCGGATTTCGTCCACAAAAACGGCTCGCCGCCGCTCGTATCGCACTGGGGACCAACTAACCCTGCGCAAACGCGCGCGCGATGGCAGCGGTCGCGGCGGTGCAAGGCCAGGCTCAGGCCCTAAGCCGGCGAAGGGCCTGCGGCCAACGCCGCACCGCGCACGGCCCGTGCACAATCCCGCTCACCCCGTCCACGTAACGCTGCGCGTGGATAAAAACATTCCCTCGCTGCGTCGCGACGACATGTTTGCGCTCGTGCGCCACAGCCTGGCGGCGACCAACCAAAGCGAATGCCCACGCCTCGGCGACCGCACCTTTCGCATCGTCGAGTTTTCGGTGCAGACAAATCACATTCATTTGATTGTCGAGGCGGCAGAAAAGCGATCGCTTAGCTCCGGCATCACCAGCTTTGCAACTCGAGCGGCGCGCGCCATCAACAAAGCGCTGCACCGTCGCGGCGAGCGGGTCTGGAGCCAACGCGCACATACCCGCGCCCTCACCTCGCCGCGCGACGTGCGCAACGCACTTGTCTATGTGATCATGAACGCCGCTAAGCATGCCACCAAGACCGCGGGCCATGCCCGCCCACCGCGCACGCATATGTACAGCGCTGACCCATGCTCGTCGGCACCGTATTTTAACGGCTTTGCCCGCGCCAATGATGACGAAGCACGATGGCTTGCCGCGACGCGCGCCCCCTCACCCGTCCACGCCGCGCAAACTTGGCTGCTCACCACCGGCTGGCGCCGCCATGGCCTAGTCAAGCGACACGCGCCATTTGGCTGA